tgacgattaccctggggcaggttccccggggtgtccagggaccatggcacagagcaggtcctgctctgctggtccttcctgtctctccagaaggcctggctgtgtgagaacactgctgtgtgcacccagccttcacactgacacagctgagctctgcactggtgttttcctctcccgagcacttcccagctcagcccaggtaaagccaaagctgcgtgtgtaagcaaagcaaaataaagcattcattcactgcttgattttctgctgctgcctttattttgtttcaagtatggAGGGAGTCTGGCTTCTCATGTACATCTCATCATTGGGATGCTAAAAATGTGAGCTTAGGAATAATATTATCACAAGcttaaaataagaggaagagagaaaaagagaaacagtgaaagagagaaagagagaaaagaaagcaagtaatataggaaggaaaaaaaaggaacgaaagaaagaaagaaagaaagaaagaaagagaaagaaagaaagaaagaaagaaagaaagaaaagaaagaaagaaactaccAAAGAAAGCACGTAAAAAGGTTATGAACAAAAGGTCGTCCTGCTATTTTCTGTGAATATGCTGGGAGTCGTAGGAGAAAGACAGTTACCTCATTGAGGGTGAAATAGAGTATATTGCAACAGTTTAGtcagggcatccctgagctcctgcttcctcatgctgtagatgagggggttcactgctggaggcaccaccgagtacagaattGACACCACTAAGTCTAGatctgtggaggagatggaggtgggcttcaggtaggcaaacatgccAAAAATGATAAAGAgagagaccacggccaggtgagggaggcacatggaaaacgCTTTGTGCCGTCCCTCCCCAGAGGGGATACTCAGCATGGCCCTGAATATCTGCAcgtaggacaccacaatgaaaacaaaacacgcaaaagaaaaaaaggcaccaaacacaataagcccaacttccctgaggtagtctgagtctgagcaggagagcttgaggatctgggggatttcacagaagaactggtctaggccattgccttggcagagaggtattgaaaatgtattggcagtgtgcaggagagcatagagaaagccactgccccaggcagctgctgccatgtggacacaagctctgctgcccaggagggacccatagtgcaggggtttgcagatggcaacgtagcggtcataggccatgactgtcagaagataaaactctgctgacatcaagaaggcaaagaaaaagacctgggaaacacatcctGAGAAGGAgctggccctggtgtcccagagggaattggccatggctttgggcagagtggtggagatgcagcccaggttgaggagggcgaggttgaggaggaagaagtacatgggggtgtggaggcggtggtcacaggctacggcagtgatgatgaggccattgcccaggagggcagccaggtagatgcccaggaagaggcagaagtgcaagagctgcagctcccgcgtgtctgcgaatgccaggaggaggaagtgggtgatggagctgccgttggacattggatccctttgttcccgaggtactgccaaaggag
The DNA window shown above is from Larus michahellis chromosome W unlocalized genomic scaffold, bLarMic1.1 SUPER_W_unloc_1, whole genome shotgun sequence and carries:
- the LOC141736661 gene encoding olfactory receptor 14A16-like produces the protein MSNGSSITHFLLLAFADTRELQLLHFCLFLGIYLAALLGNGLIITAVACDHRLHTPMYFFLLNLALLNLGCISTTLPKAMANSLWDTRASSFSGCVSQVFFFAFLMSAEFYLLTVMAYDRYVAICKPLHYGSLLGSRACVHMAAAAWGSGFLYALLHTANTFSIPLCQGNGLDQFFCEIPQILKLSCSDSDYLREVGLIVFGAFFSFACFVFIVVSYVQIFRAMLSIPSGEGRHKAFSMCLPHLAVVSLFIIFGMFAYLKPTSISSTDLDLVVSILYSVVPPAVNPLIYSMRKQELRDALTKLLQYTLFHPQ